In the Oryzias melastigma strain HK-1 unplaced genomic scaffold, ASM292280v2 sc00308, whole genome shotgun sequence genome, one interval contains:
- the LOC112140377 gene encoding zinc finger protein 37-like, whose translation MSSEAQRESVSEHLSADETFRLCEGTIVQNEENPELQLHLIVLPQDWGIEEEDLRNQQRNFRVEQNDPETTQTKEELEEPELLQIKMEQEEQEPVQIKEELEEPEPPQIKEEQEELCINQDEEQLDLKQETETLMEIPTSEESENSEADLNNQQSFNGTDSEDEELSQYEESTSTTEEETETQNRDQRERRDRSHVQNVDNSHMSGSQCDSDVGKHFKKATLSKKCKQPPKENSLSSVKSGKGTRIAHSTSLHMRTESDERPYVCEECGKSFGKNSQVIIHMRTHTGEKPFSCKECDRSFSRIYHLKTHMRTHTGEKPFPCKECDKRFSQISVLKRHMRTHTGEKPFSCKECNKSFRQISNLKTHMRTHTGEKPFSCNECDKSFRQISNLNIHIKTHTGEKPFSRQKL comes from the coding sequence tcctcccccaggATTGGGGGATAGAAGAGGAAGATCTCcgcaaccagcagaggaacttcagagtggaACAGAATGATCCAGAAACTACACAGACTAAAGAGGAACTGGAAGAACCAGAACTTCTACAGATTAAAATGGAGCAGGAAGAACAAGAACCAgtacagattaaagaggaactaGAGGAACCTGAACCTCCACAGATAAAAGAAGAGCAAGAAGAACTCTGCATCAATCAGGACGAAGAGCAacttgatctgaagcaggagactgaaaccttgatggagattcctactTCTGAGGAGAGTGAgaacagtgaagcagatctaaacaatcagcagagctttaatggaACTGATAGTGAGGATGAAGAATTAAGCCAatatgaagaatcaacatcaactacagaagaagagacagaaacacagaacagagatcagagagagagaagagacagaagtcatgtccaaaatGTGGACAACTCTCACATGTCAGGAagtcagtgtgactctgatgttggaaaacatttcaagaaGGCAACTTTGAGTAAGAAATGCAAACAACCCCCGAAAGAAAATAGTCTATCCTCTGTAAAGTCTGGTAAAGGGACAAGAATTGCACACAGTACGTCTCTCCACATGAGAACCGAGTCTGATGAAAGACCTTATGTCTGTGAGgaatgtggtaaaagttttGGTAAAAACTCTCAGGTCATAAttcacatgagaactcatacaggagaaaagccctttTCATGTAAGGAATGTGATAGAAGCTTTAGTAGAATATATCacctcaaaacacacatgagaactcatacaggagagaaaccTTTtccgtgtaaagaatgtgataaacgttttagtcaaatatctgttctcaaaagacacatgaggactcatacaggagagaagcctttttcttgtaaggaatgtaataaaagttttcGTCAAATATCTAatcttaaaacacacatgagaactcatacaggagagaagcctttttcatgtaatgaatgtgataaaagtttccGTCAAATATCTAATCTAAATATACACATAaaaactcatacaggagagaagcctttttctagACAAAAATTGTAA